Proteins encoded within one genomic window of Couchioplanes caeruleus:
- a CDS encoding methyl-accepting chemotaxis protein, with the protein MTFTIRRQIAALAVVGFLLVITAGVIGFTGTSALANQQQTVRDAASALQAVQSADLARALFRGNVLAALVTNDATERQEVLDKLGQNVSQARTGLDDVIKFVPELRPQADAVLPVLDELIASGQRIVTLASRVASDPTRTAALAARPAMDTVDTKVAETIDVLQAAITERVTKSGKDADSLAMRAEAATLVTGLLAALVLGGAALLLARRIARRVDYCLASAQSIADYDLTNDATLGGSDELAQLSRSLQAIVASLRTALTDIGDNATSVAAASEELTATSRHLSEGAGTASSEAAEARRDIDQVTTSVGQTTQAARGLDTSIQDITSAVGEADAVAREAVDLAVNTNRMIERLRSSSDEVSAVVNIITAIAEQTNLLALNATIEAARAGEQGKGFAVVAGEVKDLSRETASATGDISAKVTAMQADTAGAFEAISRISQVIDRIDELQRSISAAVDAQISATGLIVANVDVAERSAAAVAGSIGRVSGTTSLTHEAANQTESAAIELAHLSHQLRLVSDRFRR; encoded by the coding sequence GTGACGTTCACCATCCGGCGCCAGATCGCGGCGCTCGCAGTGGTCGGCTTCCTGCTCGTCATCACGGCCGGCGTCATCGGCTTCACCGGCACCAGCGCGCTCGCCAACCAGCAGCAGACGGTCCGCGACGCCGCCTCCGCGCTGCAGGCCGTGCAGTCGGCCGACCTGGCGCGGGCGCTGTTCCGGGGCAACGTGCTCGCCGCGCTGGTCACCAACGACGCGACCGAGCGTCAGGAGGTCCTCGACAAGCTGGGCCAGAACGTGAGCCAGGCCCGCACCGGCCTCGACGACGTCATCAAGTTCGTGCCCGAGCTGCGCCCGCAGGCGGACGCGGTGCTGCCGGTCCTCGACGAGCTGATCGCGTCCGGTCAGCGGATCGTGACCCTGGCCAGCCGGGTCGCCTCCGACCCTACCCGGACGGCGGCTCTCGCCGCCCGGCCCGCGATGGACACGGTCGACACCAAGGTGGCCGAGACCATCGACGTGCTCCAGGCGGCGATCACCGAGCGCGTCACGAAGTCCGGCAAGGATGCCGACTCGCTGGCCATGCGCGCGGAGGCGGCGACGCTGGTCACCGGCCTGCTCGCGGCCCTGGTGCTGGGCGGCGCGGCGCTGCTGCTCGCCCGCCGGATCGCCCGCCGGGTGGACTACTGCCTGGCCAGCGCGCAGTCCATCGCGGACTACGACCTCACCAACGACGCCACGCTGGGCGGCAGCGACGAGCTCGCCCAGCTCAGCCGCAGTCTGCAGGCGATCGTCGCGTCGCTGCGGACCGCCCTGACCGACATCGGCGACAACGCGACCTCCGTCGCGGCCGCCTCGGAGGAGCTGACCGCGACCAGCCGGCACCTCTCCGAGGGGGCGGGCACGGCGTCGTCGGAGGCCGCCGAGGCGAGGCGCGACATCGACCAGGTCACCACGAGCGTCGGGCAGACCACCCAGGCGGCGCGCGGCCTGGACACCTCCATCCAGGACATCACCTCCGCGGTCGGCGAGGCCGACGCGGTGGCCCGCGAGGCGGTGGACCTGGCCGTCAACACCAACCGCATGATCGAGCGGCTGCGCAGCTCCAGCGACGAGGTCTCGGCCGTCGTCAACATCATCACGGCGATCGCCGAGCAGACCAACCTGCTGGCGCTCAACGCCACCATCGAGGCGGCCCGCGCCGGTGAGCAGGGCAAGGGCTTCGCGGTCGTGGCGGGCGAGGTCAAGGACCTCTCCCGGGAGACGGCCTCGGCGACCGGCGACATCTCCGCCAAGGTGACGGCGATGCAGGCGGACACCGCCGGTGCGTTCGAGGCGATCAGCCGGATCAGCCAGGTCATCGACCGCATCGACGAGCTGCAGCGTTCCATCTCCGCGGCGGTCGACGCGCAGATCAGCGCGACCGGCCTGATCGTCGCGAACGTCGACGTCGCCGAGCGGTCCGCCGCGGCCGTGGCGGGCTCCATCGGCCGGGTCTCGGGCACGACGTCGCTGACCCACGAGGCGGCGAACCAGACCGAGTCCGCCGCGATCGAGCTCGCGCACCTGTCCCACCAGCTCCGGCTGGTCTCGGACCGCTTCCGCCGCTGA
- a CDS encoding GGDEF domain-containing protein: MPRPRATAPAWLVHAGFLAVLAVAGTAYALAGPAGRPTVYTLVTVLPIVTFVAALANGNLPDRRPWLIAVAGLTLLFVIQLIWPTWIVELHLGRAEGSLTDLTLSTAHTLFLAGTAAALRRRASADPGGMIDAALFGLCAGGPLWEWVLRPHLPPGASPEGQLLMLADLLVLCAVVGCLLRIGMMAAAGRGTLAYLVATGVLTLAGTITSTLAPGGTSFWSAELMVAAFLAIAAAPLHPGAASLTVPPPAVDRTVRKQRLWWLALALSANPVIAAVQVIRDEGSSSLLLPVGTLLVVPLVLLRIRLLSAQRDRAERTLAYHATHDELTGLHNRRHITAEIDRALADLDRGALDEVTIMLCDLDGFKPVNDRYGHPAGDAVLRAVAARLTAVVRSGDLVGRLGGDEFLILCRGSAGLEAPALATRIADAVRAPIPVPGAEVSVGVTTGVAQARTGDAVDREALVGRADAAMYAGKAGRSRTVQVARLG, translated from the coding sequence ATGCCCCGGCCTCGCGCCACGGCACCGGCCTGGCTCGTACACGCCGGATTCCTCGCGGTGCTGGCCGTCGCCGGTACGGCGTACGCGCTGGCCGGACCGGCCGGGCGCCCGACGGTCTACACGCTGGTCACGGTCCTGCCGATCGTCACCTTCGTGGCCGCGCTCGCGAACGGCAACCTGCCGGACCGCCGCCCGTGGCTCATCGCGGTCGCCGGGCTCACGCTGCTCTTCGTCATCCAGTTGATCTGGCCCACCTGGATCGTCGAGCTGCATCTCGGCCGGGCCGAGGGCTCGCTGACCGACCTCACCCTGTCGACCGCCCACACCCTGTTCCTGGCCGGCACCGCCGCGGCGCTGCGCCGCCGGGCCAGCGCCGACCCGGGCGGCATGATCGACGCCGCGCTCTTCGGGCTCTGCGCCGGCGGCCCGCTGTGGGAGTGGGTGCTCCGGCCGCACCTTCCGCCCGGTGCGTCGCCGGAGGGGCAGTTGCTGATGCTGGCCGACCTGCTCGTGCTCTGCGCCGTGGTGGGCTGCCTGCTCCGGATCGGCATGATGGCGGCGGCGGGGCGCGGCACCCTCGCGTACCTGGTGGCCACCGGCGTTCTCACCCTCGCGGGCACGATCACCTCGACACTGGCGCCGGGCGGTACTTCCTTCTGGAGCGCCGAGCTCATGGTGGCGGCGTTCCTGGCCATCGCCGCGGCGCCGCTGCACCCCGGGGCGGCCTCGCTGACCGTGCCGCCGCCCGCCGTGGACCGGACGGTCCGCAAGCAGCGGCTGTGGTGGCTCGCCCTCGCGCTGAGCGCCAACCCGGTCATCGCGGCGGTGCAGGTGATCCGGGACGAGGGTTCCTCGAGCCTGCTGCTGCCGGTCGGGACGCTGCTGGTGGTACCTCTGGTGCTGCTGCGGATCCGGCTGCTCTCCGCCCAGCGGGACCGGGCCGAGCGGACCCTGGCCTACCACGCCACGCACGACGAGCTGACCGGGCTGCACAACCGCCGGCACATCACCGCCGAGATCGACCGGGCCCTCGCCGATCTCGACCGGGGTGCGCTGGACGAGGTGACGATCATGCTCTGCGACCTGGACGGGTTCAAGCCCGTCAACGACCGGTACGGGCATCCGGCCGGCGACGCCGTGCTCCGGGCCGTCGCGGCCCGACTGACCGCCGTCGTCCGCTCCGGCGACCTGGTGGGGCGGCTCGGTGGCGACGAATTCCTCATCCTGTGCCGGGGCAGCGCGGGTCTGGAGGCGCCCGCTCTCGCCACGCGGATCGCCGACGCCGTACGCGCGCCGATCCCCGTACCGGGAGCCGAGGTGTCCGTGGGTGTGACCACCGGCGTGGCCCAGGCGCGGACGGGCGATGCCGTCGACCGCGAGGCGCTGGTCGGCCGGGCCGATGCCGCCATGTACGCCGGCAAGGCCGGACGCAGCCGGACGGTGCAGGTGGCGCGGCTCGGCTGA
- a CDS encoding YncE family protein — protein sequence MSDYDLPPHVRAEIASASRDARLLGVGELAQLAMSADLAVAAAARLALRHLTDDDSRSVAAAAAAALGRTAVRITPDRVDFGQVSPETPLLVSEVLVDGPPLAVAAATVTAAGPGLHATLAGHRLRIEWRPASDWLDGSVTVRGPAGWADVRVTGQVDATGPAPVAATAPTLEERLAAEAGVGALPATRVTVLPPPARRRAGGTLLIAGLTALVLLGGAGVAVALTTGLPGDRAPVAAPLPAATPGPLTTAASDPATAAPAPAAVARQPLALRAASVAKPTAVGTIRVGAEPEGVAVSPDGRTVYVANQNSRILSVVDAATRRATSVRLRNTPRFVTTSRDGGLVFVSMYEKDMSGSGVAVVDAASRRVVRYLATGVQPFTLAVGPDDRLWVPIHSSGRVEMYATGGTQRADGRMAVPPNPHAVAFSPVLRRAFTANHESNAVAVIDMPTSRVLRSVPVSRAPHSVAVSPDGARVLVAGYEAGTADLIDARTLRRTGPLRVGDKPQAVAFAGDGGHAYVVNEGDNSVTVLDASTGAATATVGVGRSPRAIAVAPDGRLAYVSNGDDDTITILRIGE from the coding sequence ATGAGTGACTACGACCTGCCACCGCACGTCAGGGCCGAGATCGCCAGCGCGAGCCGGGACGCCCGCCTCCTGGGCGTCGGCGAGCTGGCCCAACTCGCCATGAGCGCCGACCTCGCCGTGGCGGCCGCCGCACGGCTCGCCCTGCGGCATCTCACCGATGACGACAGCCGCAGCGTCGCCGCGGCGGCGGCCGCGGCCCTGGGACGTACGGCGGTGCGCATCACCCCGGACCGCGTCGACTTCGGCCAGGTCTCGCCGGAAACCCCGCTGCTCGTCTCGGAAGTCCTGGTGGACGGCCCGCCCCTGGCTGTCGCCGCGGCCACGGTGACCGCCGCCGGTCCCGGTCTGCACGCCACGCTCGCCGGCCACCGGCTGCGGATCGAGTGGCGGCCGGCCTCGGACTGGCTCGACGGATCCGTCACCGTCCGCGGCCCGGCCGGCTGGGCCGACGTCCGCGTGACCGGTCAGGTCGACGCGACCGGCCCGGCGCCGGTCGCAGCGACCGCGCCGACGCTGGAGGAGCGGCTCGCGGCGGAGGCGGGCGTCGGCGCCCTGCCCGCCACGCGGGTGACCGTGCTTCCCCCGCCCGCACGCCGCCGCGCCGGCGGCACCCTGCTGATCGCCGGGCTCACCGCCCTGGTGCTGCTCGGCGGCGCGGGCGTCGCCGTGGCGCTGACCACCGGCCTGCCCGGCGACCGGGCGCCGGTGGCCGCGCCCCTGCCCGCGGCCACCCCCGGACCGCTGACCACGGCGGCGTCCGATCCGGCGACCGCCGCGCCCGCCCCGGCGGCCGTGGCAAGACAGCCGCTCGCGCTGCGCGCGGCGAGCGTCGCCAAACCCACCGCCGTCGGCACGATCCGGGTGGGTGCGGAGCCCGAAGGCGTCGCCGTCTCCCCCGACGGCCGGACGGTGTACGTCGCGAACCAGAACTCCCGCATCCTCTCCGTGGTGGACGCGGCCACCCGGCGGGCCACCTCCGTGCGCCTGCGCAACACCCCCCGCTTCGTCACCACCTCCCGCGACGGCGGCCTGGTCTTCGTCTCGATGTACGAGAAGGACATGTCCGGCAGCGGCGTGGCCGTGGTCGACGCCGCGAGCCGCCGGGTGGTCCGCTACCTGGCCACCGGCGTCCAGCCGTTCACGCTGGCCGTCGGCCCGGACGACCGCCTGTGGGTGCCGATCCACAGCAGCGGCCGGGTGGAGATGTACGCCACCGGCGGCACCCAGCGCGCGGACGGGCGCATGGCCGTGCCGCCCAACCCGCACGCCGTCGCCTTCTCCCCGGTTCTGCGGCGCGCCTTCACCGCCAACCACGAGTCGAACGCGGTCGCGGTCATCGACATGCCCACGTCCCGGGTGCTGCGCTCCGTACCGGTGAGCCGGGCCCCGCACAGCGTCGCCGTGTCGCCGGACGGCGCGAGGGTCCTGGTCGCCGGCTACGAGGCCGGCACCGCCGACCTGATCGACGCGCGGACCCTACGGCGCACCGGGCCGCTGAGGGTCGGCGACAAGCCCCAGGCCGTCGCGTTCGCCGGCGACGGCGGGCACGCGTACGTGGTCAACGAGGGCGACAACTCGGTGACCGTGCTGGACGCCTCGACCGGCGCCGCGACGGCGACCGTCGGGGTGGGACGCAGCCCCCGCGCCATCGCGGTCGCGCCGGACGGCCGCCTCGCGTACGTGTCGAACGGCGACGACGACACCATCACGATCCTGCGGATCGGCGAATGA
- a CDS encoding EamA family transporter gives MRRSAGVGFGLALLSAATFGTSGTFARSLIDAGWSADAAVAARVGAAAVILLVPALFALRGRWQVAGRSLGDIGLFGLLAVGGAQVGFFNAVRYLPVGVALLLEYSGIVLVVLWMWARHGERPRGLTVAGAAAAVAGLALVLDLAGGGAEVDPVGVLWGMVAAVGLAAYFVLSARVDPRLPSIALACGGMASGAIILLVLGAVGAMPMRATFGTVVLGGHVMSWIVPVAGLVLVAAVVAYVAGIAAARVLGAALASFAGLTEVLFAVVIAWLVLGELPSVAQGVGGTFIIAGIALVRLDQLRHPAPPRDEDPSAASTLARQGNRAG, from the coding sequence ATGCGACGGTCGGCCGGGGTGGGTTTCGGGCTGGCGCTGCTGTCCGCGGCCACGTTCGGCACCTCCGGGACGTTTGCGCGCTCGCTGATCGATGCCGGGTGGTCGGCCGATGCGGCGGTGGCCGCGCGGGTCGGTGCCGCCGCGGTGATTCTGCTCGTGCCCGCGCTGTTCGCACTGCGGGGACGGTGGCAGGTGGCGGGCCGGTCGCTGGGTGACATCGGGCTGTTCGGCCTGCTGGCCGTCGGCGGGGCGCAGGTCGGCTTCTTCAACGCCGTACGGTATCTGCCGGTCGGGGTGGCCCTGCTGCTGGAGTATTCCGGGATCGTGCTGGTCGTGCTCTGGATGTGGGCCCGCCACGGTGAGCGGCCCCGCGGGCTGACCGTCGCCGGCGCCGCGGCGGCGGTTGCCGGGCTGGCGCTGGTGCTCGATCTCGCCGGCGGGGGTGCCGAGGTCGATCCGGTCGGGGTGCTGTGGGGGATGGTGGCGGCGGTCGGGCTGGCCGCCTACTTCGTGCTGTCCGCGCGGGTGGATCCGCGGCTGCCGTCGATCGCCCTGGCCTGCGGGGGGATGGCCAGCGGAGCGATCATCCTGCTCGTTCTGGGCGCGGTCGGGGCGATGCCGATGCGGGCCACCTTCGGCACGGTCGTGCTCGGCGGGCATGTCATGAGCTGGATCGTGCCGGTCGCGGGTCTGGTGCTGGTGGCCGCGGTCGTCGCGTACGTCGCCGGCATCGCCGCCGCTCGCGTGCTCGGGGCCGCACTGGCGTCGTTCGCCGGGCTCACCGAGGTGTTGTTCGCGGTCGTGATCGCCTGGCTGGTGCTCGGTGAGCTGCCGAGCGTGGCGCAGGGCGTCGGCGGGACCTTCATCATCGCGGGCATCGCGCTGGTCCGCCTCGACCAGCTTCGCCACCCCGCGCCGCCGCGCGACGAGGACCCGAGCGCGGCATCCACTCTGGCCCGTCAGGGAAACCGGGCCGGGTAA